One window of Solwaraspora sp. WMMA2056 genomic DNA carries:
- a CDS encoding DivIVA domain-containing protein: MEPWQVRAMQFDTRWRGLDPAAVYAYLRQVADELDRLTRQAAVDRAEADRCREGLRQWRQRHIGCRFNDPPASVYRSEHQRQTGGDGGHW, from the coding sequence GTGGAGCCGTGGCAGGTCAGGGCGATGCAGTTCGACACCCGGTGGCGTGGGCTGGACCCGGCGGCGGTGTACGCGTACCTGCGGCAGGTCGCCGACGAGCTGGACCGACTCACCCGCCAGGCCGCCGTCGACCGGGCCGAAGCCGACCGGTGCCGCGAAGGACTGCGGCAGTGGCGGCAACGGCACATCGGCTGCCGGTTCAACGACCCGCCCGCCAGCGTCTACCGCTCGGAGCACCAGCGCCAGACCGGCGGCGACGGAGGCCACTGGTGA
- a CDS encoding AAA family ATPase, translating into MAVRHPPYLLRLKVSNFRSLRAVEVRLAALNVLVGPNGAGKSNLLDVIAFLGDATREDLGPALERRGGFDRVLFRGGGDQRPSITIEVEAAVTRNSNLRATDNYQLGVSRGKLRGQTERYFLQRSEAFAFKRTAGPGRRIAVSGNQVTFHGPEGGERKASLREGSLGLSTLPKLSAEEGGEQVEALADMFASFRVFDIDVAAARLPSTEQRSRQLANDASNLASFLAYLADEHSDQFAALQRDARAFIPGLEALQFRPIGGAGEGTVLTLVERGLPGATTLQEASYGSIRALALLALLYDPAPPRLTCIEEIDHGLHSHILDRLVELLREASERTQFLIATHSPPLVNRLTPDELIVCERGEDAASRIPAIDPDTVRAMKRELHGEGVRRQSVSRGCPVPA; encoded by the coding sequence GTGGCCGTCCGACATCCCCCGTACCTGCTCAGGCTCAAGGTGAGCAACTTTCGCAGCCTTCGGGCGGTGGAGGTGCGGCTCGCCGCGCTCAACGTACTCGTCGGACCCAACGGCGCCGGTAAGTCCAACCTCCTCGACGTGATCGCCTTCCTCGGCGACGCCACCCGGGAGGACCTCGGGCCCGCGCTGGAGCGACGCGGTGGATTCGACCGGGTGCTGTTCCGGGGCGGTGGCGACCAGCGGCCCAGCATCACCATCGAGGTGGAGGCCGCTGTCACCAGGAACAGCAATTTGCGGGCCACCGACAACTACCAGCTCGGTGTGTCCCGGGGAAAGCTACGCGGCCAGACGGAGCGCTACTTCCTGCAGCGCTCTGAGGCATTCGCGTTCAAGCGGACCGCCGGCCCGGGCCGGCGTATCGCGGTCTCCGGCAACCAGGTCACCTTCCATGGCCCCGAGGGTGGGGAGCGGAAAGCCAGTCTGCGCGAGGGTTCGCTGGGATTGTCGACGTTGCCCAAACTCAGTGCCGAGGAGGGCGGCGAGCAGGTCGAAGCGCTCGCTGACATGTTCGCCAGTTTCCGGGTGTTCGACATCGACGTGGCTGCGGCCCGCCTGCCATCGACGGAGCAGCGCAGCCGGCAGCTGGCCAACGACGCCAGCAACCTGGCGTCGTTCCTCGCTTACCTGGCCGATGAGCACAGCGACCAGTTCGCCGCGCTGCAGCGCGACGCGCGAGCCTTCATCCCGGGCCTGGAGGCACTGCAGTTCCGGCCGATCGGTGGTGCTGGTGAGGGGACCGTACTCACCCTGGTGGAGCGTGGGCTGCCGGGTGCGACGACCTTGCAGGAGGCGTCGTACGGTTCGATCCGGGCTCTTGCGCTGCTCGCTCTGCTCTACGACCCGGCGCCGCCGCGTCTCACTTGTATCGAGGAGATCGACCACGGTCTGCATTCCCACATCCTCGACCGGTTGGTCGAGTTGCTGCGCGAGGCGTCCGAGCGCACCCAGTTCCTGATAGCTACCCATTCGCCGCCGCTGGTCAACCGGCTGACCCCCGACGAGCTGATCGTCTGTGAACGTGGCGAGGACGCCGCGTCGCGTATTCCCGCGATCGACCCGGACACGGTGCGGGCCATGAAGCGTGAGTTGCACGGCGAAGGAGTTCGGCGTCAGTCAGTTTCCCGGGGATGCCCGGTGCCGGCGTAG
- a CDS encoding DUF262 domain-containing protein, translating into MVAAQETTLQKLLEGTKQYRVPLYQRTYSWSEHQCKRLWEDIKKLADDRRADPAATHFIGSVVLAPSPEIGPVGVQEFLVVDGQQRLTTLSILLCAIRDHRAKTEDPKHRGRIEQLYLINQFESDPHRLKLVPTQADRDAYLACVESTPQVGGSDHVGSAYRFFASRLMEYDDVEDPFDIARIENAVITGLALVAVTAQAGDNVYRIFESLNNTGLQLTQADLLRNYLFMRLPTRGETVYKSLWFPLQDTLNREDLELLFWLDLVQRNGRAKQTDIYAAHQLRLNAMRGEAEIEAEVRRFSHLGALLKIILHPESEPDPEVRRRLTRLHAWGATTVYPLLLHLLDRRAQGTATAAQVIAAMRYVESFFVRRLVIGRATANVNRILMSIVTEMDAKLPVDEAVRAYLSTGRKHYATDAQIRSSTRTIPFYLNGRAHQRNLVLQWLEEAHRSKEPVAADTLTIEHVLPQTPTAQWRQMLNDDLGPDENFTDVHESLVHTIGNLTLTGYNSELGNKPFDAKKAALAKSPIVLNRDIAQQERWGRPEIQARSEALAEQIISLWPGPVEASRDNDSDVPWDVMNRALAELPAGSWTTYGDVAALIGSHPVPVGTRLANHPVPNAHRVLQTGGTVSPGFRWPDPARTDDPLDLLRAEGVEFDGSGRAAPEQRIPLDELAQLAGLSTDDLPRPRSPRSSAAHAERFNTQLAQLQDPPVVAAVQAVRDGWTALGGRLLYGTGDETSCFLIARGKDHRLGSIWPATIYPSGKFEIVFQHLKNRMPFDDMALREEFRQRLNKIPGCPSRRPGSGYGRVCGCRYSPTRRPVSC; encoded by the coding sequence ATGGTCGCGGCGCAGGAGACGACGCTGCAGAAGTTGCTCGAAGGCACCAAGCAGTACCGGGTGCCGTTGTACCAGCGGACGTACTCATGGTCCGAGCATCAGTGCAAGCGGCTCTGGGAGGACATCAAGAAGCTCGCCGACGACCGCCGCGCGGACCCCGCCGCCACTCACTTCATCGGCTCGGTGGTGCTGGCACCCAGCCCGGAGATCGGCCCGGTCGGGGTGCAGGAGTTCCTGGTCGTCGATGGGCAGCAGCGCCTCACCACCCTGTCGATCCTGCTCTGCGCGATCCGGGACCACCGGGCGAAGACCGAGGATCCGAAGCACCGGGGGCGGATCGAACAGCTGTACCTGATCAACCAGTTCGAGTCCGATCCGCACCGGCTCAAACTCGTGCCCACCCAGGCTGACCGGGACGCGTACCTGGCCTGCGTGGAGTCGACTCCGCAGGTCGGCGGCAGCGACCACGTCGGTTCGGCGTACCGCTTCTTCGCCAGCCGGCTGATGGAATACGACGACGTCGAGGACCCGTTCGACATCGCGCGGATCGAGAACGCCGTCATCACCGGGTTGGCGCTGGTGGCGGTCACCGCGCAGGCCGGCGACAACGTCTACCGGATCTTCGAGTCGCTGAACAATACCGGCCTGCAGTTGACCCAGGCCGACCTGCTGCGCAACTACCTTTTCATGCGGCTGCCGACCCGGGGCGAGACCGTCTACAAGTCGCTGTGGTTCCCGCTGCAGGATACCCTCAACCGGGAGGACCTCGAGCTGCTCTTCTGGCTCGACCTGGTGCAGCGCAACGGCCGTGCCAAGCAGACCGACATCTACGCCGCGCACCAGCTGCGGCTCAACGCGATGCGCGGCGAAGCGGAGATCGAAGCGGAGGTACGCCGGTTCAGCCACCTCGGCGCGCTGCTGAAGATCATCCTGCACCCGGAGAGCGAGCCAGACCCCGAGGTCCGGCGGCGGCTGACCCGGCTGCATGCCTGGGGCGCCACCACCGTCTACCCGCTGCTGCTGCACCTGCTGGACCGCCGTGCGCAGGGCACCGCCACCGCCGCGCAGGTCATCGCGGCCATGCGGTACGTGGAGAGCTTCTTCGTCCGCCGCCTGGTGATCGGTCGGGCGACCGCCAACGTCAACCGGATCCTGATGTCGATCGTCACCGAGATGGACGCGAAGCTCCCGGTCGACGAAGCGGTCCGGGCGTACTTGTCGACTGGCCGTAAGCACTACGCAACCGACGCGCAGATCCGCTCGTCGACCAGGACCATCCCCTTCTATCTCAACGGACGCGCGCATCAGCGCAACCTCGTACTTCAGTGGTTGGAGGAGGCGCACCGCAGCAAGGAGCCGGTGGCAGCCGACACGCTCACCATCGAGCATGTGCTGCCGCAGACGCCGACCGCGCAGTGGCGGCAGATGCTCAACGACGACCTCGGGCCCGACGAGAACTTCACCGACGTGCACGAGTCGCTGGTGCACACGATCGGCAACCTGACCCTCACCGGATACAACTCCGAGCTGGGCAACAAACCGTTCGACGCCAAGAAGGCCGCGTTGGCGAAGAGCCCGATCGTGCTCAACCGGGACATCGCCCAGCAGGAGCGGTGGGGGCGGCCGGAAATCCAGGCCCGCAGCGAGGCGCTCGCCGAGCAGATCATCTCGCTCTGGCCGGGTCCAGTCGAGGCCTCCCGCGACAACGACTCCGACGTGCCGTGGGACGTGATGAACCGGGCGCTGGCCGAGCTGCCCGCCGGTTCGTGGACCACGTACGGCGACGTGGCCGCGCTGATCGGCAGCCACCCGGTGCCGGTCGGGACGCGGCTGGCGAACCATCCGGTGCCGAACGCACACCGGGTGCTGCAGACCGGCGGCACCGTCTCACCGGGCTTCCGCTGGCCCGATCCGGCCCGTACCGACGACCCGCTCGACCTGTTGCGGGCCGAAGGGGTCGAGTTCGATGGCAGTGGGCGCGCCGCCCCGGAGCAGCGGATCCCGCTGGACGAGCTGGCCCAGCTCGCCGGGCTCAGCACCGATGATCTGCCGCGCCCCCGGTCACCGCGATCCAGCGCGGCGCACGCCGAACGCTTCAACACTCAGCTGGCCCAGCTGCAGGACCCGCCGGTGGTCGCCGCCGTGCAGGCTGTTCGCGACGGCTGGACCGCGCTCGGCGGCCGCCTGCTCTACGGCACCGGCGACGAAACGTCGTGCTTTCTCATCGCACGCGGCAAGGACCATCGGCTCGGCAGCATCTGGCCGGCGACGATCTACCCGAGTGGCAAGTTCGAGATCGTCTTCCAGCATCTCAAGAACCGGATGCCGTTCGACGACATGGCGCTGCGTGAGGAGTTCCGGCAGCGGCTCAACAAGATCCCGGGGTGTCCATCGCGGCGGCCCGGATCGGGCTACGGCCGGGTTTGCGGCTGTCGGTACTCGCCGACCCGGCGGCCCGTGAGCTGCTGA
- a CDS encoding UvrD-helicase domain-containing protein — MEALRAELAAAGATTHLQLCADAARLLADGDTGAAEDASLRFDHVVVDEAQDLHPAQWRVLRAAVPAGPDDTFLTGDPHQRINDAKVSLAALGIRTAGRSFRLRINYRSTAEILTWSTGLLDGDGRDNLTGYRSLLRGRRPTVAGFPDEPAEAAALVQRAREWLDRGVRPAEVAGCTRFKARLDPVQAALAEAGIPTVLVKDQPSADIGGVRLATMRTVRRLHPRPRSAACVVDRPTESIPPAIACVSCSRVRAAALAGRLLRQPPRQTANSPPFRTSSLIAIRLAATYGMWCARCQSVGK, encoded by the coding sequence GTGGAGGCGCTGCGCGCCGAGTTGGCCGCCGCTGGTGCCACCACCCACCTGCAGTTGTGCGCCGACGCGGCGCGGCTGCTCGCCGATGGCGACACCGGCGCCGCCGAGGACGCGTCTCTGCGGTTCGACCACGTGGTGGTTGACGAGGCGCAGGATCTGCACCCGGCGCAGTGGCGGGTGCTGCGGGCAGCGGTTCCGGCCGGTCCGGACGACACCTTCCTCACCGGCGATCCGCATCAGCGGATCAACGACGCGAAAGTGTCGCTGGCCGCGCTCGGGATCCGTACCGCCGGGCGCAGCTTCCGGCTGCGAATCAACTACCGCAGTACGGCGGAGATCCTCACCTGGTCGACCGGGCTGCTCGACGGGGACGGCCGCGACAACCTGACCGGCTACCGGTCGCTGCTGCGAGGTCGGCGGCCGACGGTAGCCGGGTTTCCGGACGAGCCGGCCGAGGCGGCGGCGCTGGTGCAGCGGGCCCGCGAGTGGCTCGACCGGGGCGTACGGCCGGCAGAGGTCGCCGGCTGCACCCGGTTCAAGGCCAGGCTGGACCCGGTGCAGGCGGCGTTGGCCGAGGCCGGCATCCCGACGGTGCTGGTCAAGGACCAGCCGTCAGCGGACATCGGCGGGGTACGGCTGGCCACCATGCGTACTGTTCGTCGCCTGCACCCGCGCCCGCGAAGCGCTGCATGTGTCGTGGACAGGCCAACCGAGTCAATTCCTCCCGCGATAGCTTGTGTCTCTTGTTCCAGGGTTCGCGCGGCCGCCTTGGCAGGCCGGCTTCTCCGGCAACCGCCACGTCAGACCGCCAACAGCCCCCCGTTTCGCACCTCGTCCTTGATCGCGATCAGGTTGGCCGCCACGTACGGAATGTGGTGCGCGCGGTGCCAGTCCGTCGGGAAGTAG
- a CDS encoding glycosyltransferase has product MRKPAVTVFTGSNRTKFLDECHQSLQAQTFDDWEWVIVLNQGNRWRPEVPDQRIRLVVQDEVSGVGAVKKRACAEASGDILVELDHDDLLASDCLEKVVDAFDENPEVGLVYSDTAQIAEDGSRDDSRFSADHGWRYRDVRVDGREVLACMALPPTPHNVSYIWYAPNHVRAFRRDIYEKSGGYDEVLDVADDADLMCRMYQLADFHHIPECLYLQRMHAGNTQRVPEMNAKIQQRTVEVYDRNVQLNALAWAKRQGLLALDLGAAHNKVEGYQGVDVHAGPEVDMVCDITKGLDLPDSSVGVIRASDFLEHIPDKIALFNELYRLLAPGGMLLSLTPSSDGRGAFQDPTHVAFYNENSFWYFTDQQYAKYVPEITCRFQVSRLVTYFPTDWHRAHHIPYVAANLIAIKDEVRNGGLLAV; this is encoded by the coding sequence ATGAGGAAGCCAGCTGTTACAGTTTTCACAGGCAGTAATCGCACCAAGTTCTTGGATGAGTGCCATCAGTCGCTCCAAGCGCAGACGTTCGATGATTGGGAGTGGGTCATCGTTCTGAATCAAGGGAACCGCTGGCGGCCCGAGGTGCCGGATCAGCGAATTCGCCTGGTGGTGCAGGATGAGGTGTCGGGCGTTGGTGCGGTCAAGAAGCGGGCCTGTGCGGAGGCGTCGGGCGACATACTCGTCGAGTTGGACCACGACGATCTTCTTGCTAGCGACTGCCTCGAAAAGGTGGTTGATGCCTTCGACGAGAATCCGGAGGTCGGCCTGGTCTACAGCGACACCGCCCAGATTGCTGAGGACGGTAGTCGCGACGACAGTCGTTTTTCGGCTGATCATGGTTGGCGATATCGGGACGTCAGGGTTGATGGCCGCGAAGTGTTGGCCTGTATGGCACTGCCGCCGACGCCGCACAACGTGAGCTACATCTGGTACGCGCCGAATCATGTACGTGCGTTTCGCCGGGACATCTACGAAAAGTCCGGCGGGTACGACGAGGTACTTGACGTCGCCGACGATGCCGACCTCATGTGTCGCATGTATCAGCTAGCGGATTTTCATCACATCCCAGAGTGTCTCTACCTGCAACGGATGCATGCAGGAAATACGCAGCGTGTGCCGGAGATGAACGCCAAGATTCAGCAGCGTACTGTGGAGGTCTATGACCGGAATGTGCAGCTGAACGCGTTGGCGTGGGCCAAGCGGCAGGGTCTGCTTGCGCTCGACCTGGGTGCGGCACACAACAAGGTCGAAGGTTACCAAGGTGTCGATGTTCATGCCGGACCTGAGGTTGACATGGTATGTGACATCACCAAGGGCCTGGATCTGCCGGACAGCAGCGTTGGAGTGATCCGGGCGAGTGACTTTCTGGAGCACATCCCGGACAAGATCGCGTTGTTCAACGAGCTGTACCGCTTGTTGGCGCCTGGCGGGATGCTGTTGTCGTTGACGCCGAGCAGCGACGGCAGGGGCGCGTTCCAGGACCCGACGCATGTTGCCTTCTACAACGAGAACTCGTTCTGGTATTTCACGGACCAGCAGTACGCCAAGTACGTACCGGAGATTACCTGCCGTTTCCAGGTGTCCAGGTTGGTTACCTACTTCCCGACGGACTGGCACCGCGCGCACCACATTCCGTACGTGGCGGCCAACCTGATCGCGATCAAGGACGAGGTGCGAAACGGGGGGCTGTTGGCGGTCTGA
- a CDS encoding tetratricopeptide repeat protein, which produces MKMRTMFGSLACGAVLLAGVPACTTDGEAQGPETKNAGAVSEDLVALVRKGVEEGQSGDIEKAKETFEQVLAVDENNVLAWYNLGYIAQSRDQIAQAIERYDQALEADPSYKPALFNKAIALESRDKEAAIGLYRQIVDLDDEASTAYLRLGLLLVSEGDEAEARTAFEKAVRLDRALLESVPEEHRGDVEDVLSQ; this is translated from the coding sequence ATGAAAATGCGAACGATGTTTGGATCGCTGGCGTGTGGTGCAGTGCTACTGGCCGGGGTTCCGGCATGCACCACCGACGGAGAAGCGCAGGGTCCGGAAACCAAGAATGCCGGAGCTGTGAGCGAAGACCTCGTCGCCTTGGTTCGGAAGGGTGTCGAGGAGGGCCAGTCGGGAGATATTGAGAAGGCTAAAGAAACCTTCGAGCAGGTACTGGCTGTCGATGAGAATAACGTGTTGGCCTGGTACAACCTCGGCTACATCGCGCAGTCGCGGGACCAGATCGCGCAGGCCATCGAACGCTATGATCAGGCATTAGAGGCTGATCCCTCCTATAAGCCTGCTCTGTTCAACAAGGCCATCGCACTCGAAAGCCGTGACAAGGAGGCGGCGATCGGTCTGTATCGCCAGATCGTCGACCTTGATGATGAGGCTTCGACCGCGTACCTGCGGCTGGGTCTCTTGCTGGTGAGCGAGGGTGATGAGGCCGAAGCCCGTACGGCGTTCGAGAAGGCGGTGCGGCTCGATAGAGCGCTGTTGGAAAGCGTTCCCGAAGAACATCGAGGCGACGTCGAAGATGTTCTGAGCCAGTGA
- a CDS encoding IS3 family transposase (programmed frameshift), translated as MARISSYTPEFREEAVQLVLQSNKPVSQVAREIDVHPETLRSWVRQYRRENSGAQDSPPIGVDERARLKELERRNRELEMENSFLKKAAGVLREGPSVTSLYEFIETMRLDTAKYAYPVDFMCEQLGVSRSGYYEWRTRPDSATATRRAHLRSAIEEVFAASDGTYGHRRVHAQLRRQGVSAGPELVRQLMRELGLVPCQPRPRRWGLTQSSSGTVPDLVGREFTADAPGEKLVGDITYIPTGEGWLYLATVIDCCTKEVIGYAMDDHYQTPLISRAIRNAARNRELRKNAIFHSDRGSNYMSDDYGRTLRDLRLRRSAGRTGTCFDNAMAESFFGALKNERVSRVKYPTREAARRDVTAYIEFWYNRQRLHSAVGYRPPREVHAEFENLQIAA; from the exons ATGGCACGCATAAGCTCATACACCCCAGAGTTCCGTGAAGAAGCAGTGCAACTCGTTCTACAGTCGAACAAGCCAGTGTCGCAGGTTGCCCGGGAGATCGACGTTCACCCGGAGACGCTCCGTTCCTGGGTCCGCCAGTACCGGCGGGAAAACAGCGGCGCCCAGGACAGCCCACCGATCGGCGTCGACGAGCGCGCTCGACTGAAGGAACTCGAACGTCGCAACCGGGAACTCGAAATGGAGAACAGCTTCCTGAAAAAAGCCGCGG GCGTACTTCGCGAAGGACCCTCGGTAACGAGCTTGTACGAGTTCATCGAGACGATGCGACTCGACACCGCGAAGTACGCCTACCCCGTCGACTTCATGTGCGAACAACTCGGCGTGTCCAGGTCCGGATACTACGAATGGCGAACCCGCCCCGACTCCGCGACCGCCACCCGCCGCGCCCACCTTCGATCGGCCATCGAGGAGGTGTTCGCCGCGTCCGACGGCACCTACGGGCATCGACGTGTCCACGCGCAACTGCGGCGCCAGGGCGTGTCCGCCGGGCCGGAACTCGTCCGCCAGCTGATGCGCGAGCTCGGGCTCGTGCCGTGCCAGCCCCGCCCGAGGCGGTGGGGTCTCACCCAGTCGTCGTCCGGCACGGTGCCTGACCTCGTCGGCCGGGAGTTCACCGCCGACGCGCCTGGCGAGAAGCTCGTCGGCGACATCACGTACATCCCGACCGGCGAGGGGTGGCTGTATCTGGCGACCGTCATCGACTGCTGCACGAAGGAAGTCATCGGATACGCGATGGACGACCACTACCAGACGCCGTTGATATCCCGCGCCATCCGTAACGCCGCCCGGAATCGCGAACTCAGGAAGAACGCCATCTTTCATTCGGACCGGGGCAGCAACTACATGTCGGACGACTACGGCAGAACGCTGCGGGATCTGAGGTTGCGGCGATCTGCTGGCCGGACCGGAACTTGTTTCGACAATGCGATGGCGGAATCGTTCTTCGGTGCGCTGAAGAACGAACGCGTGTCGCGTGTGAAGTATCCCACTCGTGAGGCGGCACGCCGGGACGTTACTGCCTACATCGAATTCTGGTACAATCGTCAGCGTCTGCATTCAGCGGTGGGCTACCGACCTCCCCGGGAAGTCCACGCAGAGTTCGAGAACCTTCAAATCGCGGCGTGA
- a CDS encoding DUF4573 domain-containing protein: MNALCSLRTLSTLSALEALHALEALRTLSTLRTLRTLSSLHALEALRSLRTLRTLHALHALSTLSTLSALSTLSTLSTLSTLSALSTLSTLSALRALEALRTLRTLRTLSALRTLHALRTLEALRTLHALHALHALRTLRTLRTLRTLRTLHALHALHALRTLRTLRTLRTLRTLHALHALHALRTLRTLRTLRTLRTLSSLSSLHALRTLCSLRTLSTLHTLSALEALRPLSTLRTLRSLRTLRTLSTLHTLSALEALRPLSTLHTLRTLRTLCSLRTLSTLHTLSALEALRPLSTLHTLRTLCSLRTLRTLRTLEALCPLNALRTLRTLSALCPLRTLSALRSLRATARLVSTPFVF, translated from the coding sequence TTGAACGCCCTGTGCTCCCTGCGCACCCTGAGCACCCTGAGCGCCCTGGAAGCCCTGCACGCCCTGGAAGCCCTGCGCACCTTGAGCACCCTGCGCACCTTGCGCACCTTGAGCTCCCTGCACGCCCTGGAAGCCCTGCGCTCCCTGCGCACCCTGCGCACCCTGCACGCCCTGCACGCCCTGAGCACCCTGAGCACCCTGAGCGCCCTGAGCACCCTGAGCACCCTGAGCACCCTGAGCACCCTGAGCGCCCTGAGCACCCTGAGCACCCTGAGCGCCCTGCGCGCCCTGGAAGCCCTGCGCACCCTGCGCACCCTGCGCACCTTGAGCGCCCTGCGCACCCTGCACGCCTTGCGCACCCTGGAAGCCCTGCGCACCCTGCACGCCCTGCACGCCCTGCACGCCCTGCGCACCTTGCGCACCCTGCGCACCCTGCGCACCCTGCGCACCCTGCACGCCCTGCACGCCCTGCACGCCCTGCGCACCTTGCGCACCCTGCGCACCCTGCGCACCCTGCGCACCCTGCACGCCCTGCACGCCCTGCACGCCCTGCGCACCTTGCGCACCCTGCGCACCTTGCGCACCCTGCGCACCCTGAGCTCCTTGAGCTCCCTGCACGCCCTGCGCACCCTGTGCTCCCTGCGCACCTTGAGCACCCTGCACACCTTGAGCGCCCTGGAAGCCCTGCGCCCCTTGAGCACCCTGCGCACCCTGCGCTCCCTGCGCACCCTGCGCACCTTGAGCACCCTGCACACCTTGAGCGCCCTGGAAGCCCTGCGCCCCTTGAGCACCCTGCACACCCTGCGCACCCTGCGCACCCTGTGCTCCCTGCGCACCTTGAGCACCCTGCACACCTTGAGCGCCCTGGAAGCCCTGCGCCCCTTGAGCACCCTGCACACCCTGCGCACCCTGTGCTCCCTGCGTACCCTGCGCACCCTGCGCACCCTGGAAGCCCTGTGCCCCTTGAACGCCCTGCGCACCCTGCGCACCTTGAGCGCCCTGTGCCCCTTGCGCACCCTGAGCGCCCTGCGGTCCTTGAGGGCCACGGCTCGGCTTGTGTCGACGCCATTCGTCTTCTGA
- a CDS encoding Gfo/Idh/MocA family oxidoreductase has protein sequence MAKVSGATYAPDPVPAPVVAPGEFVFAAVGLNHGHIYGMSSGLLGAGATLKWVYDPDPVKVDAYRQRFPQARVARDEAEILDDDAVHLVAGAAVTSQRCALGLRVIAAGKDYFTDKAPLTTLEQLAEAREATARTGRKYAVYYSERIHVEAAVLAGQLVQRGAIGRVVQVMGLGPHRLSAAGRPDWFFVKEKYGGILCDIGSHNVEQMLYFTGSTDAEISHSTVGNFNHPQYPELDDFGELSLVLNSTATGYCRVDWFTPDGLRTWGDGRTFILGTDGYIELRKYINVATDAGPGHVFLVDGTGEHHLVAAGQVGYPYFGQLILDCLHRTENAMTQAHAFKAAELSVRAQQQARVIRHAVDR, from the coding sequence GTGGCGAAGGTCAGTGGGGCGACGTACGCTCCGGATCCCGTACCGGCCCCGGTGGTGGCACCGGGGGAGTTCGTCTTCGCCGCGGTCGGCCTCAACCACGGGCACATCTACGGCATGAGTTCCGGTCTGCTCGGTGCCGGCGCCACCCTCAAATGGGTGTACGACCCCGACCCGGTTAAGGTCGACGCGTACCGTCAGCGGTTCCCGCAGGCGCGGGTGGCGCGTGACGAGGCGGAGATCCTTGACGACGACGCGGTCCACCTGGTGGCTGGTGCCGCCGTCACCTCGCAACGGTGCGCTCTCGGCCTGCGGGTCATCGCGGCCGGCAAGGACTACTTCACCGACAAGGCCCCGCTCACCACCCTGGAACAGCTGGCCGAGGCGCGCGAAGCGACCGCGCGCACCGGGCGCAAGTACGCGGTCTACTACTCGGAGCGGATCCACGTCGAGGCGGCGGTGCTGGCGGGTCAGCTCGTCCAGCGGGGTGCCATCGGTCGGGTGGTGCAGGTCATGGGCCTGGGGCCGCACCGCCTGTCCGCCGCCGGCCGCCCGGACTGGTTCTTCGTCAAGGAGAAGTACGGCGGCATTCTCTGCGACATCGGCAGCCACAACGTCGAACAGATGCTGTACTTCACCGGCTCGACCGACGCCGAGATCAGCCACTCCACCGTCGGCAACTTCAACCACCCCCAGTACCCGGAGCTCGACGACTTCGGCGAGCTCAGCCTGGTGCTGAACAGCACCGCGACCGGCTACTGCCGGGTGGACTGGTTCACGCCCGACGGGCTGCGTACCTGGGGTGACGGGCGCACCTTCATCCTCGGCACCGACGGCTACATCGAACTGCGCAAGTACATCAACGTGGCGACCGACGCCGGCCCCGGGCACGTCTTCCTCGTCGACGGCACGGGCGAGCACCATCTGGTCGCCGCCGGTCAGGTCGGCTATCCGTACTTCGGCCAGCTGATCCTCGACTGCCTGCACCGGACCGAGAACGCCATGACCCAGGCCCACGCGTTCAAAGCGGCGGAGCTCAGCGTCCGTGCCCAGCAGCAGGCCAGGGTGATCCGGCACGCCGTGGACCGCTGA